Proteins from a genomic interval of Plasmodium reichenowi strain SY57 chromosome 11, whole genome shotgun sequence:
- a CDS encoding multiprotein bridging factor type 1, putative: MDHQDLKPVIWHKTEKKTKPKDIHEARKLGIDVEVEKKYFGGKNKSSKGNLIIENKAKIEQETENFKIDRVTPAFSRALQQARISKKLTQAQLARLVNESESVIKEYENGKAIPNNVIIQKLNKVLGVNLPSPKKK; the protein is encoded by the coding sequence ATGGATCACCAAGATCTGAAACCTGTTATATGGCACAAAACCGAAAAGAAGACTAAGCCAAAAGATATTCATGAAGCGAGAAAGTTAGGTATTGACGTAGAAGttgaaaagaaatattttgGTGGAAAGAATAAATCAAGCAAAGGaaatttaataatagaaaataaagCAAAAATTGAACAAGAAACTGAGAATTTTAAAATTGATAGAGTTACACCAGCTTTTTCTAGAGCTTTACAACAAGCAAGAATTAGTAAAAAATTAACGCAAGCACAATTAGCTAGACTTGTTAATGAAAGTGAATCTGTTATTAAGGAATACGAAAATGGAAAAGCAATACCAaataatgttattattCAGAAACTTAATAAAGTCTTGGGGGTCAATTTACCTTCACccaagaaaaaataa
- a CDS encoding cochaperone prefoldin complex subunit, putative → MACDLEKIEENEREKPNIVIQLNTLGLDELVSLTLKLEQEWKIIKKNYAILESAVVTYDKCKNAVELLNPSKYKTKNFNLFMNELERSELIKLCNKDKTPEENINKETEEKNDKENIGDISSSKENTDINEEKKDDQQEEKQIIKEDEKKSFDVHIPLTSLVYIPGKIVNTDNFLVRMGTNYYVERNSTQVIEYYNNKIKKINEQITKLKITIIEKKNEIDLCKNYIQIKRREQQMNALNMPQQPTSS, encoded by the exons aTGGCATGCGATTTAGAGAAAattgaagaaaatgaaagaGAAAAACCAAACATAGTAATTCAGCTGAATACGTTGGGGCTTGATGAATTAGTATCATTGACCTTGAAATTAGAACAG GAatggaaaataataaaaaagaactACGCCATTTTAGAAAGTGCTGTTGTAACATACGACAAGTGCAAGAACGCAGTTGAACTATTGAACCcttcaaaatataaaacgaaaaattttaatttatttatgaaCGAACTAGAACGTTCAGAATTGATCAAATTATGTAATAAGGATAAGACACCTGaggaaaatattaataaagaaaccgaagaaaaaaatgataaagaaaatatagGAGATATAAGTTCTTCAAAAGAAAACACTgatataaatgaagaaaaaaaagatgaccaacaagaagaaaaacaaataatcAAAGAAGACGAAAAAAAATCTTTTGATGTACATATTCCGTTGACGTCCCTAGTTTACATTCCAG gaaaaattGTAAACACGGATAATTTTTTGGTTCGTATGGGaacaaattattatgtagAAAGAAATAGCACACAGGTTATTGAGTactataataataaaataaaaaaaataaatgaacaGATTActaaattaaaaattaccattattgaaaagaaaaatgaaatagATCTTTGCAAGAATTATATTCAAATTAAAAGAAGAGAGCAACAAATGAATGCTCTAAATATGCCACAACAACCAACAAGTTCATAA
- a CDS encoding geranylgeranyl pyrophosphate synthase, putative — protein sequence WCIEILQASFLVADDIMDKGETRRNKHCWYLLKDVEIKNAVNDVFLLYNAIYKLLDVYLRNDNCYLDLITSFREATLKTIVGQHLDTNIFSDKYSDIDKDIDVNNINISEENKININMLNFKVYQNIIIHKTAYYSFFLPIVCGMQMGGISMDNLLYKKVENIAILMGEYFQVHDDYIDTFGDSKKTGKVGSDIQNNKLTWPLIKAFELCSQPEKEDIIRNYGKDNVTCIKFINDIYEHYNIRDHYVEYEKKQKMKILEAINQLHHEGIEYVLKYVMDILFTGA from the exons CATGGTGTATAGAAATTTTGCAAGCATCTTTTTTAGTAGCAGATGATATTATGGATAAGGGAGAAACACGCAGAAACAAACATTGTTG gtatttattaaaagacGTTGAAATTAAGAATGCGGTGAATGATGTGTTTCTTCTGTATAACGCTATATACAA ATTACTTGATGTATATTTGCGCAATGATAACTGTTACCTTGATTTAATTACATCCTTTAGAGAAGCCACTTTAAAAACTATAGTAGGACAACATTTAgatacaaatatattttcagATAAATACTCCGATATAGACAAAGATATAgatgttaataatattaatatatctgaagagaataaaattaatataaacatgTTAAATTTTAAGGTTTATCAaaacattattatacataaaacTGCTTATTATTCATTCTTTTTACCTATTGTTTGTG GTATGCAAATGGGGGGTATATCAATggataatttattatacaaaaagGTCGAAAATATAGCAATTCTTATGGGGGAATATTTTCAa gTCCATGATGATTATATAGATACTTTTGGAGATTCTAAAAAGACAGGAAAAGTTGGCTCAgatattcaaaataataaattaacaTGGCCCTTGATAAAA gCATTTGAACTATGTTCACAACCTGAAAAAGAGGACATAATAAGAAATTATGGGAAAGATAATGTAACATGTATTAAGTTtattaatgatatatatgaacattATAATATCAGGGATCATTATGTGGAATATGAAAAGAAGCAgaagatgaaaatattaga aGCGATAAACCAATTGCATCATGAAG GTATAGAATATGTCTTGAAATACGTAATGGACATTTTGTTTACAGGCGCTTGA
- a CDS encoding 6-phosphofructokinase: MDIENSKKHLSELQEERRRHKITLPDMLKRKVLIKEENNDTYEKNLETINDMCYSLNTSNDEKEYLKMNFPNIINNPIIKFYTDPYYTIHMSDKKMNTTDSINTSMDMSSYNCTTNSFVKEMVNMYKPHEKLNIGILFTGQQAPGGHNIICGVFDCLKKKNKKNTLYGFMNGFQGMLKYNFMELKNEYISMFRNSGGFDMIKSSDIQIIKEDQKKKCFKICRQLNLNGLIIIGDASGNKSAAILSEYFETVYKITNEKIKSEELKEKNKQEIKYKQDGEKYEQDEEKNKEEIKYKQNDEKNKEEIKYKQDGEKYKQDGEKYKQDGEKYKQDGEKYKQDEEKNKEEIKYKQNDEQNKEEKKCKQDDEQINVEDNNNICEILKNHIQEDKIYKPYNIIDNNKTCVSNENKINNNIPYDNIQSYNISYDNISTYDFTYDNISDISDEEINKKYPKKNKNFVKTSIVSAPTCVYNEMKNKYIECSLGFDTTIFSYCQYISYLITHIQTYLQGYHFIKVMGNNSSHIALECFLQTKVNIILVSEEIKKNNLTLDQIIQFIADVIQNRYKKYHKNYGIVIIPDGILKKITQFKKLVTSIIHIKTKFIENKINISKDLQNILSKHLIKEQQEFFKTLPDFFQIQLLEEICSQQFHYARLSTELLLTHLVKKKLEERQINNLEFHTHSYGKEVTCSLPTNFDCAYSYILGFSCVEMLQHRYNGYMCVIKKLKNLLLNVNDIEILGIPLCHIMKLKKKNKNVEQINIVEQVKYAEEKKKKIEEKDNPQEIKENGKINKTEKTTKKNKTEKKDKVTKKDKTSKKDKNNTTDRAKKSSSNIQNDNVNKKDDDALPSNDALTNELCEPTDSTNKQNKNDLVIRNDPFEEVFIKRTKVNLRDDTYFIKYKRYRYMYLYEDHYRVLTGIQYEHNFCIDYDDKSLKFRNKLNSTLSSNDYITIKPNNIFSKINFTISGLTKEYFNKKEHNEEKRSMTQNNILQNGAILQNNNTYKFNYCKHSSMLSEIEKMLTASAIKFNTILIRHNTRITYINNNFFNKLYTISFIHIPKIKDFYILQDNQFHLKQNYRNVTCPKNVGVVLLSHCTPGTNNILVGLHQRLSINNFKLIGFIKGLKGLLNNDICLINDNNLKTSINIGGFPLLGVHIQYEKKTNDDQILHIHDLIKENNISKIIKSCKNNNITNLVFIGDEKVITLMNILNDIFINKDVNIKIVSIPISLYNSFDKNLIECSIGYHSMVRHISDIISNVQSNCLNINRYYYFIKIHTNISSSLILSVQLQTHCNICYIGESVNNQLTSLHTVIENISLIIIERINRMKYYGVILFSSNLIYYINDFHELCKDVDENIKSVQEIDEIVKNDILPERFQKILKKESVDLLNLLTESMKDKLLRKEKRENEDIDSNFEVLLINEIKKYIQNLMEKSKQNKELYCYKKHINTISSPINVKNIKVYSDIDYILHFQTLIKVIDREINCFFPTHFDNSLAFSHGLLAGIAVENDLLNYVTSIKHLNLNKQNWSSSLYPGIYFINNKDDKGHFNEYPSVAPVPISMKSSQMATMKHNANT, from the exons atgGATATCGAGAATTCAAAAAAACACCTAAGCGAATTACAAGAAGAAAGAAGAAGACACAAAATTACACTTCCCGATATGCTTAAAAGGAAAGTTCTTATAAAggaagaaaataatgatacTTATGAAAAGAATTTAGAGACAATAAATGATATGTGTTATTCATTGAATACATCAAATGATGAGAAggaatatttaaaaatgaatttccctaatattattaataatcctattataaaattttatactGATCCATATTACACAATACATATGTcagataaaaaaatgaatacaACGGATTCAATAAATACTTCAATGGATATGTCTAGCTATAATTGTACTACAAATTCATTTGTGAAAGAAATGgtaaatatgtataaacCACATGAGAAATTAAATATAggtattttatttacagGACAACAAGCTCCAGGTGGgcataatattatatgtggAGTTTTTGattgtttaaaaaaaaaaaataaaaaaaatactcTTTATGGATTTATGAATGGATTTCAAGGAATGCTCAAATATAACTTTATggaattaaaaaatgaatacaTCAGCATGTTTAGAAATAGTGGAGGATTTGATATGATTAAAAGTAGTGATATACAAATTATTAAGGAAgatcaaaaaaaaaaatgttttaaaatatgtagACAACTGAATTTAAATGgtcttattattattggAGATGCTTCAGGTAATAAAAGTGCAGCTATCTTATCTGAATATTTTGAGACtgtttataaaattacaaatgaaaagataaaaagtgaagaattaaaagaaaaaaataaacaagaaataaaatataaacaagatggagaaaaatatgaacaagatgaagaaaaaaataaagaagaaataaaatataaacaaaatgacgaaaaaaataaagaagaaataaaatataaacaagatggagaaaaatataagcAAGATggagaaaaatataagcAAGATggagaaaaatataaacaagatggagaaaaatataaacaagatgaagaaaaaaataaagaagaaataaaatataaacaaaatgacgaacaaaataaagaagaaaaaaaatgtaaacaAGATGACGAACAAATTAATGTGGAGGacaataacaatatatgtGAAATACTCAAAAATCATATACAAgaagataaaatatataaaccctataatataatagataataataaaacatgtgtatcaaatgaaaataagatcaataataatattccatatgataatatacaaagttataatatatcttatgataatatatcaaCATATGATTTTActtatgataatattagCGATATAAGTGATgaagaaattaataaaaaatatcccaaaaaaaataaaaattttgtaaaaaCTTCAATTGTTAGTGCACCAACATGTGTTTAtaatgaaatgaaaaataaatatattgaatgCTCTCTAGGGTTTGATACAACTATATTTAGTTATTGTCAATATATAAGTTATTTAATAACACATATACAAACATATCTTCAAGGatatcattttataaagGTTATGGGAAACAACTCTAGTCATATTGCTTTAGAATGTTTCTTACAAACAAAagtaaatattatattagtCAGTGAAgaaatcaaaaaaaataatttaacTCTTGATCAAATTATACAATTCATTGCTGATGTTATTCAAAATagatacaaaaaatatcataaaaattatggTATTGTTATAATACCTGATGGgatattgaaaaaaattacacaatttaaaaaattagtAACATctattattcatataaaaacaaaattcatagaaaataaaatcaaTATTTCTAAAgatttacaaaatattttaagtAAACATTTAATAAAGGAACAACAggaattttttaaaacacttcctgatttttttcaaatacAGTTACTGGAGGAAATATGTTCCCAACAATTTCAC taTGCTAGGTTAAGTACCGAACTACTTCTCACACATTTAGTAAAGAAGAAACTAGAAGAAAGACAAATTAATAACCTTGAATTTCATACACACTCATATGGAAAGGAAGTTACGTGTTCTCTTCCTACAAACTTTGATTGTGCGTATAGCTATATTTTAGGATTCAGCTGCGTAGAAATGTTGCAACATAGATATAACGGATATATGTGTGTCATCAAAAAATTGAAGAATCTATTGTTGAACGTTAACGACATAGAAATATTAGGCATACCCCTTTGCCatataatgaaattaaagaaaaaaaataaaaatgtagaACAAATAAACATTGTGGAACAAGTAAAATATGCAGaggagaaaaaaaaaaagatagaagaaaaagataatccacaagaaataaaagaaaacggtaaaataaacaaaacagaaaaaacaactaaaaaaaataaaacagaAAAAAAGGACAAAGtaacaaaaaaagataaaacaagtaaaaaggataaaaataatacaacaGATCGTGCGAAAAAAAGTAGTAgtaatatacaaaatgatAATGTTAACAAGAAAGATGATGATGCTTTACCAAGTAACGATGCTCTAACAAATGAACTATGTGAACCAACGGACAGTActaataaacaaaataaaaatgatcTTGTCATCAGAAACGATCCATTTGAAGAGGTTTTTATAAAGCGTACAAAAGTAAATTTAAGGGATgatacatattttataaagtACAAAAGATATCGATACATGTACTTATATGAAGATCATTATAGAGTATTGACAGGAATACAATATGaacataatttttgtatagattatgatgataaatCCTTAAAATTCcgaaataaattaaatagTACACTTTCTAGTAATGATTATATTACAATAAAAccaaataatatatttagtAAAATCAATTTTACTATATCTGGTTTGacaaaagaatattttaataaaaaagaacatAACGAAGAAAAACGTAGCATGACgcaaaataatatattacaaaatgGTGCAATActacaaaataataatacatataaatttaattattgTAAACATTCTTCTATGTTATCagaaatagaaaaaatgtTAACAGCTTCAGctataaaatttaatacTATATTAATTCGTCATAATACTAgaattacatatattaataacaatttctttaataaattatatactatttcatttatacatatacctaaaattaaagatttttatatattacaagATAATCAATTCCATCTAAAACAAAATTACAGAAATGTGACATGTCCTAAAAACGTCGGTGTTGTTTTACTTTCTCATTGTACACCAGGAACAAATAACATACTAGTAGGATTACATCAACGATTAtctattaataattttaagTTAATAGGCTTTATTAAAGGTTTAAAAGGATtgttaaataatgatatatgCTTAATTAATGATAACAATTTAAAAACATCTATTAACATAGGGGGCTTTCCTCTTCTAGGGGTTCACATACAATatgagaaaaaaacaaatgatgaccaaatattacatattcatgatttaataaaagaaaataatatatctaaaatcattaaaagctgtaaaaataataatataaccAATTTAGTATTTATTGGTGATGAAAAAGTTATAACTCTTATGAACATATTAAATgacatatttattaataaagatgtaaatattaaaattgtTTCCATTCctatttctttatataacaGTTTTGATAAAAACCTTATCGAATGTAGTATAGGATATCATTCAATGGTTCGGCATATTAGTGATATCATAAGTAATGTACAAAGTAAttgtttaaatataaatagatattactactttataaaaatacacaCAAATATATCATCTTCTTTAATATTGTCTGTTCAATTACAAACACAttgtaatatatgttaCATTGGAGAATCTGTCAATAATCAATTAACTAGCTTACATACAGTCatagaaaatatttctCTGATCATTATAGAAAGAATTAACCGTATGAAATATTATGGagttatattatttagCTCTAATTTGATATATTACATTAATGATTTTCATGAGCTCTGTAAGGATGTggatgaaaatataaaaagcGTTCAAGAAATAGATGAAATTgttaaaaatgatatacTTCCAGAGag GTTTcagaaaatattaaaaaaagaaagtgTCGATCTACTTAATTTATTAACAGAGTCCATGAAAGATAAATTATtgagaaaagaaaaaagagaaaaCGAAGATATCGATTCTAATTTTGAAGTACTgttaataaatgaaataaaaaaatatatacaaaatttGATGGAAAAATCCaaacaaaataaagaattatattGCTACAAAAAGCATATTAATACAATATCAAGTCCAATAAATGTAAAGAACATCAAGGTTTATAGTGATATagattatatattacattttcaAACACTAATTAAAGTAATCGACAGAGAAATAAACTGTTTTTTTCCTACACACTTTGATAACTCCTTGGCCTTCTCTCATGGACTCTTGGCAGGAATAGCTGTAGAAAATGACTTGCTCAATTATGTAACATCCATTAAgcatttaaatttaaataagCAAAATTGGAGTAGTTCCTTATACCCAGgcatttattttataaacaaTAAGGACGATAAAGGGCATTTTAACGAA TACCCTTCTGTAGCGCCTGTTCCCATTTCAATGAAATCTAGCCAAATGGCTACTATGAAACATAATGCAAATACC